The genomic window ataacttcagattggaaagagctattgccttgaaatttgggcagtggtgatttctttgcagctgaactctctacatgatggtttctttgtagctgaaccctctacaaggtaatttcttctagctgatctctctacagggagattttttgtagctgaactatctacaaggtaacttcttctagctgatatctctacagggtgatttgtttgtagctgaattctgtataggtgatttgtttgcagctgagctctttacagaatggtttctttgtagctgaactctctacaaagtaacttcttctaactgatctttctacagggtgatttgtttgtagctgaactatctacaaggtaatttcttctagctgatctctctacagggtgatttttttgcagctatattctttacaggtaatttgtttgcagctgagctctttacagaatggtttctttgtagttgaactctctacaaagtaacttcttctaactgatctttctactgggtgatttgtttgtagctgaactatctacaaggtaacttcttctagctgatctctctacagggaggtttgtttgtagctgaactctctacaggtgatttgtttgtagctgaattgtgtacaggtgatttgtttgtagctgaattctgtacaggtggtttctttgtagctgaactctctaaaaggtaacttcttctaactgatctttctacagggcaatttgtttctagcagaattttctacagggtgatttctttgcagctaaactctctacatgatggtttctttgtagctgaactctctacaaggtaatttcttctagctgatctctctacagggtgatttgtttgtagctgaactatctacaaggtaacttcttctagctgatctctctacaggatgatttgttcgtagctgaattctgtacaggtgatttgtttgcagctgagctctttacagaatagtttctttgtagctgaactctctacaaggtaatttttctagctgatgtctctacaaggtagctagtttgtagctgaactctctacatggtggtttctttgtaactgaactttctacaatatgacttcttctagctgatctctctacagggagatttgtttgtaactgaactttctaaatgatggtttctttgtagctgaactctctacaagttaacttcttctagctgatctctctgcagggtgatttgtttgtagctgaattctgtacaggtgatttgtttgcagcagagctctttacagaatggtttctttgtaactgaactctctacaaggtaacttcttctaactgatctttctacggggcaatttgtttctggcagaattttctacagggtgatttctgtgcagctgaactctctacatggtgttttctttgtagctgaactctctacaaagtaatttcttctagctgatctctctacagggagatttgtttgtagctgaactatctacaaggtaacttcttctagctgatctctctacagggagatttgtttgtagctgaactctctacaggtgatttgtttgaagctgaactctctaaatgatggtttctttgtagctgaactctctacaagttaacttcttctagctgatctctctacatggtgatttgtttgtagctgaattctgtataggtgatttgtttgcagctgagctctttaaataatggtttctttgtagctgaactctctcaaggtaacttcttctagctgatgtctttacagggtcactagtttgtagctgaattctctacatggtggtttctttgtaactgaactctctacaaggtaactttttctagctcatctttctacattgtgatttgtttgaagctgaactctctacaaggtaacttcttccagctgatctctctacagggagatttgtttgtagctgaactctctacatgatggtttctttgtagctgaactctctcaaggtaacttcttctagctgatgtctctacaaggtcactatgtagctgagctctctacatgatggtttttttgtaactgaactctctacaaggtgacctcttctagctgatctttctacagggtgatttgtttgaagctgaactctctacaaggtaactttcttctagctgatctctctacaggtagatttgtttgtagctgaactctctacatgatggtttctttgtagctgaactctctcaaggtaacttcttctagctgatgtctttacagggtcactagtttgtagctgaattctctacatggtggtttctttgtaactgaactctctacaaggtaactttttcttgctcatctttctacagggtgatttatttgtagctgaattctgtacaggtggtttgtttgcagctgagctctttaaagaatggtttctttgtagctgaactctctacaaggtaacttcttctagctgatgtctctacaaggtcactagtttgtagctgagctctctacatgatggtttttttgtaactgaactctctacaaggtgacctcttctagctgatctttctacagggtgatttgtttagagctgaactctctacaaggtaacttcttctagctgatctctctacatggagatttgtttgtagctgaactctctacatgatggtttctttgtagctgaactctctgcaaggtaagttcttctattGATccctccacagggcgatttgtttgtagctgaactctctacatggtggtttctttgtagctgaactctacaaggtgattttttctagctgaactatctctttccatagttgcatgaactccttacaaggtaacttcttcaagctgatctctctacagggtgacttgtgtgtagttgatctctatacaggtttcttatttctagctgatctcttgaattctcttcagggtgactgctctattagaatgactgctctattagagtatctcgatctcgcacttgctgcatcaagttggatttcgtttTATaattccgtggctttaagtctgattcttctacaccattgatgagcctttctaagatgattactccatctgtacaacgattttcaaagcattacgccaagcggtttatctggtaagcgtggcaagcagtcgttttttattagctaatctcgattgcgtaattgttacacactgttggttttttcgttgtatcttcctggtttttagctcgatttctttcaaaccacaaaaggtttgttgttcaatagttaacctattcacccaccgattttcagcttcttcccatacgcggtttaccctgtaggcgtgacaacatattggtgttatttttcgtgaataatcgctcataactctttgcctgtttatcgtattccagccaaagttggtaccgagatgggCCTTTATATCCccattctgtgtgccaaatttcaaggcaatcggatatggcgtgcgagttttatagcagtttttgtaagtgtgcgacaagaaaaagaaaaataagaagaaaaaaacaaagaaactgagccaatttttgaagtcgcatatctcgggaacgcgcgaagcgatttcgctcaaatttggaatgtggagagCTGCAGTTAggggcatgtccacagaaaaaatcgtcttgtttcatcaaggaaacacagagctacggaggtgcgaaagttgcgttttctttcttcctgtcaatatactcacggatgttacgcgccggcttcttgggccgcacgacacactaccgtgtgtcttgataaatatATAATAGATACATTATGAAGATACAGGTTTTTGCCATCATTGCACAGTGCTACACAACACATCACAAAGGTTTACCTGTTGTAGGAGATTCCCCTTGGCGGCTTAACGTCCGACTCTACAACTCTACTAAAGCACGAGGTAGCGTCACGTGCGATCACTTAATAATCTGATTACGTCATACGTATACATACAATATGCCACACTCCCCCCAGTTGACCACTGGTCAACTCGGTACATGTAATCATACACTAATAAATATTAAAAATCCTGTTGCTCAGTCATCCACATATGGACTTGCTGTCTGGACTTCCTTGCTGCTTCTCTCACAGGTTTAGAATTTGTGACAGTGTCATCCTCTTCATTACTGACCATCTCCACATCACTAATTGGCTTGGGATTGCTTACATCATTGTCAGTTTGGGGCATCACTTCCAGTGGGTACAGACAAGATGTGGGCCTACGCAGTTTTGTAGGCTTGCCATTTGTAATGACCTTGATCACTGCACCGCGTACCTGACCATCATTGCTTGCCATCAATTCAATCACTTTGCCCAATTTCCACTGACTACGTGGAGAATGCTCATCATGGACTACAACTACTTCTCCGACAATTGGCGATCGGGGAACTCCAATATTTCTTGTAGTGTGACTTCTCTCTCTGAGTTCAAGGAGATAGTCATCCCTCCACTGTACCCAATATTCATCGAGGGCTCTTGTGAGAAGTTGTAGTCTAGAATTGAGATTTTTAGGACCCACGGTGAAATTGTCATCATTGATATCTGTATCAGTTCCAGAGCCATCAGGAAGAGATAAAACTCGGCGTCCGGCTAACAAATGTGATGGGGTCAGAGGTTCCTTTAGGTCTTCACTAGATAAGTATGATAGTGGCCTCGAGTTAACTATAGCTTCTGCTTCAGTGAGTGCGGTCAACAGTTCGTCATATGACAGCTTGGCTCTACCTAtggtcttcttcaagcatcgctTCACAGATTGAACCATTCTTTCAAAAAATCCCCCCCACCAAGGCGCTTTCTCCAGGTTAAAGGACCATGTTACCTTGAGGTCTGTTAGGTATTGAGCTGCTGAAACAAAGGTCTTTGCATTGTCTGAGATGACTTGGGTTGGTACACCCCTTCTGGCTGTAAAGCGTTTGAATGCTCTAAGAAAGCTCTGGGTACTCATGTCTGGTACCAGTTCAAGGTGAATGGCTCGTGTCACACAACACGAGAATAAACAGATCCAAACCTTGTTATCTGACACTTCAGCTGTTGAAACATAAAGTGGACCTGCATAATCCACCCCACAATGTGAAAATGGTGGAGCTTCCTTTACCCTGAATTCTGGCAAGGGCGGTGTGGGAACTGCTTTAAATTGCAAGCCTTCAACTTTACGACACCTTAGACACCCATACAAGATTTTCCGAACAAACTGTCTACCTTTTGCAAACCAATACTTAGTCCTGACCTCGGTCAATGTATCTTTAACTCCACTGTGTCCACACCGTTCGTGAGCATGCTTCGTAACTAGGGTGGCAAAATAATGCTCCTTGCATAACAGAATTGGATGCTTCTTTGAAAGGGGGAGGTCTGCCTTGGATAGTCTCCCGCCACATCGCCACAGCTTATGTTTGTCAGAAAACAGCTGCAACTGAGACTTCCATGACTGGAACCGTGCATCCTTTTCCAAACAAATCTGGCTATCAAGTATCCAATCAAACTCTGCTTGTTCTATGTCAGCTACAGTAATATTCCAATCAATGACAGGTTTGCTGCCCTTAATGATCAACTTAAATCGTAGCACAAACTTCCGTACATATGCTGTCACTCGCAATAACTTGTGCAGCGTACTAAATCGCTTGCAGTCAATCAGTTCGCCAATTCCGCCACTCTTTACAGTTACCAACATGCTGCATGACGGCATGCTAGCTTTCACCTCCATTTCAGCAATGCATTCTTCTGATATGGTGATCTGTTGCTGCATTCTGACAGGGGCAATACTACTTAACCAGTCTGGTCCATGTCTCCATAGTAGGCTTGCATCCAATTCTTGAGGTGAGACTCCACGCGATGCCATATCAGCAGGATTGCTTTTGCCTGGGCAATGGAACCAGTGATCAGCTGGCATAAGGTTCCGAATCTCACTGACTCTATTATGCACAAATTGCTTCCATTCCTTGTCTTCCCCTTTGATCCAGTACAGTGCTACCATGGAGTCTGTAAAGCACTGGCTGGAACAAATCTCTATGACTGTTGCAAGTGCTGAACGTACGTGCGTGATAAGCCTTGCCAGTAACAGACATGACAACAATTCAAGACGAGGGATGGTCTGCGTGTGCAGTGGTGACACTCTGGTTTTTGATGCCACAAACTCTATTGAATCATTTCCAGTATGTAGGTACACAACGGCACCATATGCAACGGTTGAAGCGTCACAGAAACCATACAGAGAACAGGGCTGCTTGCTACCTGCAGAAGCGAAATAAAATCTGGGAATCAACATAACAGTACCATGAAATTTGGACACTATTCCTTTCCACTTTAACTCCAGCTCCTGTGGCAATGGACCATCCCAGCCAATCTTAAATCGACACAGCTCCTGGAAAAATATCTTCAAGGTGATTACTACAGGAGATAAAAACCCCAATGGGTCGTAAATCCGAGAAGCTACTCCCACTATGTTACGCTTTGTGGGCTTCAGTTCATGGAGAGATCTGGCAATGTTGGTTAAGTCAAATTCAAGATTGTCGCTAGACGTGTTCCACCTTACTCCCAGAACCTTCTGATCACCTGTTGCGCAGCTACCAGCAAGTAAACCGTCTGTGTACGTGGCATCTTCTTCCACAACTGTGTTGCTTGAGGCAATGTTGCTGCCTGCTTCCGGACTATTAGCATCAATTCTGTGCTGGAGACTTGCGGAACTTGTGACAAACTTACGCAAGTTGAAACCACCTTCTGCGAAAATCTTCCTTGACACTGTATGAAGTTCATACGCTGCATCATCACTATCTGCGCCATATGTCACGTCATCTACATATATAGATCGTGAGAGTGTATCCACTAAGGCTGGATGGCTGTTCTGGTATGTCAGGAGGTGGTGGTTGATAGTTGCATTAAGAAGAAATGGGCTTGATGATACCCCAAATACAACTCTGGTAAACCGCATTGGTACAATGTTAGGCAAATGATCATCTACATTGTCAACCCACAAGAATCTAAGAACATCTCTGTCTTGCTCACTAACCGATACCATCAAAAAAGCCTTTTCTATATCAGCCACTAGCGCTACCTTGTAGCTACGAAACCTCAAAATGATGTCGAATATGTTTTGAATAAACTTTGGCCCAGAGAATAAACAGTCATTTAGGGACGGGCCTCCTGCCCTCGCAGAAGCATCATAAACGATTCGCAACTTGGATGTTGTCTTGTCCCTACGGATAACTGCATGATGTGGAAGATAATGTACAGTCCCACTAGCACTCTTTGGTGAGTCATCAACCACCTTTTCAATGATGCCTTGCCTAAGCTGTTCTTGCATAACTGCATGATACTCCAGTCTCACTTCTGGGTCCTGACGAAGCCTTTTAAGGAGTCCTTCAAGACGTCGTTTAGCAAGGCAAAAATTGCTAGGTAGTTGCGTCATCTTGTTTGGCTTCCACGGGAGGCTTACTGTGTAACGACCATGGTCGAATCGAATGCTATCAGTGAAGTCATCGTACACTGAGGGTTCTGCTGTTGTGATACCCAGAGACTCTAAATCCCAGAATGCCTTTAGAGAATGATCCAAACGCTCTTCAGCTAAGCCAATGTGTAAGGAATGAGTAGTATGCAAGCTAACAGAGTCACCTTGGGTGGTGAAACTAGAGACCGGTCCTGAAAGTACCCAGCCCAGGTGGGTGTGGATGGCTGTAGGGCTGTTTTCTGTCTGAATAACTTTTCCAGTTGCTATTTGCCAGTAGTAATCAGATCCGATCAAGGCATCTATCTGCAATTCGTCACCAATCCGTGAGTGGTCAGCTAGATCAAGACCTTCGAGGTGACTGTACTTTGCCTTGGTGTATGCTATGGGTTGGCATGACAGGGGTTCACAGATCAAAGGCACTACTGAGAACGTCACCTGGATGGTGTCTCCAGTTCTAAGTGATATCCCAACTCTAACGACTTCAACAGTTTGGACAGTTGTGGTCTCTGATCCGAATGTTTTGATCTGCACTTGCTCAACATGTTCTGGTTGTAAGCCTAGTTCATCTTTGACTCTTTGTGTCATGTAAGACCGCTGGCTCCCCCCATCCAGCATTAGTCTGACTGTCATTCCATAGTTTGGTTCATTCAAGTTGAACATGTAAGCCTTGGCCGTTTGCAGCAATACTGGTACCTGGGTCTTCACACAATACAGCTGTGTCGTAGGTGTAAGCAGTTGTTCTGCAACATGAGTCTGTTGATGAGACGGTGGTTCTGACTGCTGCAAACTAGGTGGCTGAACTGTCAGTGAACCAGACTGTGAGGTAGGTGGCTGAGGTGATTGTGAAGTGGGTGGTAGCTGGGTAGGTGGCTGTCGCGTTGTAGCAATGTGATTCTGAGAGTTATATCCTTGTGTTCTGTTACCTTGGGAACCAGCATACTTATTCTTGCAAATACTTGTGTGGTGATGGCCATTACAGTGTGTGCATTTGACTGGAGAACGGCAGTCTCGGCTAAGATGATGTCTTCTAAGGCACACAAAACACCTCCCTGTTCGCTTCAGAATTACTTTCCTTTGATTAATGTCTGTAACAGCTGTGCACGAGGATGATGTATGACCTTGCCGGCA from Dysidea avara chromosome 2, odDysAvar1.4, whole genome shotgun sequence includes these protein-coding regions:
- the LOC136247930 gene encoding uncharacterized protein, producing the protein MSTDEALARHKKVRGGHRSSATRLMRQIEEATDTTAATRDKLLQWKVSLTEKLTKIRTLDDEILTLIENDAIDEEIEQADVFSERLQEVICRIEQLILNKPSVSSTRRSSPSATTPTGPPPASRLPSDRDGGSKVKLPKLTPKSFNGDLTKWESFWSMFESSIHLNPSLSAVDKFTYLHSLLEGPALRAIAGLQLTDPNYDEAIDTLKKRFGNKQQIISRHMDSLLELESVQSGSNIKALRGLYDQVEFQVRSLKSLEVPVDSYGNLLSSLLMNRLPHELRLIINRGIGDDEWNIDDLMGIVEKEISARERASGPSHDQRGPQLHTAAALLANEGQPKCSYCRQGHTSSSCTAVTDINQRKVILKRTGRCFVCLRRHHLSRDCRSPVKCTHCNGHHHTSICKNKYAGSQGNRTQGYNSQNHIATTRQPPTQLPPTSQSPQPPTSQSGSLTVQPPSLQQSEPPSHQQTHVAEQLLTPTTQLYCVKTQVPVLLQTAKAYMFNLNEPNYGMTVRLMLDGGSQRSYMTQRVKDELGLQPEHVEQVQIKTFGSETTTVQTVEVVRVGISLRTGDTIQVTFSVVPLICEPLSCQPIAYTKAKYSHLEGLDLADHSRIGDELQIDALIGSDYYWQIATGKVIQTENSPTAIHTHLGWVLSGPVSSFTTQGDSVSLHTTHSLHIGLAEERLDHSLKAFWDLESLGITTAEPSVYDDFTDSIRFDHGRYTVSLPWKPNKMTQLPSNFCLAKRRLEGLLKRLRQDPEVRLEYHAVMQEQLRQGIIEKVVDDSPKSASGTVHYLPHHAVIRRDKTTSKLRIVYDASARAGGPSLNDCLFSGPKFIQNIFDIILRFRSYKVALVADIEKAFLMVSVSEQDRDVLRFLWVDNVDDHLPNIVPMRFTRVVFGVSSSPFLLNATINHHLLTYQNSHPALVDTLSRSIYVDDVTYGADSDDAAYELHTVSRKIFAEGGFNLRKFVTSSASLQHRIDANSPEAGSNIASSNTVVEEDATYTDGLLAGSCATGDQKVLGVRWNTSSDNLEFDLTNIARSLHELKPTKRNIVGVASRIYDPLGFLSPVVITLKIFFQELCRFKIGWDGPLPQELELKWKGIVSKFHGTVMLIPRFYFASAGSKQPCSLYGFCDASTVAYGAVVYLHTGNDSIEFVASKTRVSPLHTQTIPRLELLSCLLLARLITHVRSALATVIEICSSQCFTDSMVALYWIKGEDKEWKQFVHNRVSEIRNLMPADHWFHCPGKSNPADMASRGVSPQELDASLLWRHGPDWLSSIAPVRMQQQITISEECIAEMEVKASMPSCSMLVTVKSGGIGELIDCKRFSTLHKLLRVTAYVRKFVLRFKLIIKGSKPVIDWNITVADIEQAEFDWILDSQICLEKDARFQSWKSQLQLFSDKHKLWRCGGRLSKADLPLSKKHPILLCKEHYFATLVTKHAHERCGHSGVKDTLTEVRTKYWFAKGRQFVRKILYGCLRCRKVEGLQFKAVPTPPLPEFRVKEAPPFSHCGVDYAGPLYVSTAEVSDNKVWICLFSCCVTRAIHLELVPDMSTQSFLRAFKRFTARRGVPTQVISDNAKTFVSAAQYLTDLKVTWSFNLEKAPWWGGFFERMVQSVKRCLKKTIGRAKLSYDELLTALTEAEAIVNSRPLSYLSSEDLKEPLTPSHLLAGRRVLSLPDGSGTDTDINDDNFTVGPKNLNSRLQLLTRALDEYWVQWRDDYLLELRERSHTTRNIGVPRSPIVGEVVVVHDEHSPRSQWKLGKVIELMASNDGQVRGAVIKVITNGKPTKLRRPTSCLYPLEVMPQTDNDVSNPKPISDVEMVSNEEDDTVTNSKPVREAARKSRQQVHMWMTEQQDF